The genomic stretch CGCGGGCCCTGATCGCCGTCACTGTCAGCGCCGCTGCATTCGCGACGGCCGGCAGCGCGCACGCCGAGCCGCAGGGTTTCCTTGAAACCGTCAAGCATCACACCACGCTGATCAACACCGTGCCGGAAAACGGCGACCAGAATCCGTACGCGGTCGTGGTCGCGCCGGTCACGGCAGGCACCGTCAAGCAAGGCGACGTGCTGGTCGGCAACTTCAACAACTCGACCAATCTGCAAGGCACCGGCAGCACGATCGTCAACTATCACCCGGACACGAAGCAGATGACGGTGTTCGCCACGGTGCCGCGCGATCTGAAGGAATGCCCGGGCGGCATCGGCCTGTCGACCGCGATGACGATGCTCAAGTCGGGCTACGTGATCGTCGGCAGCACGCCGAGCAACGACGGCACCACCGGCACCAAGGGCGCCGGCTGTCTGATCGTGATCGATCCGAACGGCAAGGTCGCCTCGAGCATCGTCAGCCCGAACATCAACGATCCGTGGGGCAACATGGCGGTCGTCGATAACGGCAGCAGCGCGACGCTGTTCGTCAGCAACGCCGGCTTCGGCGTGGGCGACGCGAACGGCAATCCGCCGGTATTCAAGCAGGCCACCGTGCTGCGTCTGGACCTCGACGTGCCGGCCGGTAAGCCGCCGGTCGTGAAGAAGGAAACGGTCGTGGGCAGCGGCTTCGGCGCGCAGGCCGACAAGGGCGTGTTCCTCGTCGGTCCGACCGGCCTCGCGCTGTCGGCCGATCAGAAACTACTGTACGTGTCCGATGCGATCGGCAACCGCGTCACCGAAATCGACGATCCGATGACGCGTGACACCAGCGCCGGCGTCGGCCGCCAGTTGACCGCCGACGGCCTGCTGCATCGACCGCTGGCAATGGTCACCGCGCCCAACGGCCACCTGCTGGTCACGAATGCGTTGAACGGCCAGGTCGTCGAAATCGATCCGGCCAGCGGCAAGCAACTCTACGCCCGCTGGATCGACACCGACAAGGCGCAATCGCCTCCCGGCAACGGCGACCTGTTCGGCATCGCGATGACACCGGAAGGCGACGGTTTCTATTACGTGCAGGACGACGTGAACACGCTGGTGCTGGCGAAGTAAGTGACGCAACCAGGCGACGCAGATAAACGACGCAAACCCCGCAAAACCCAAGGCCAAATAAAGGCTAAGTAACCATGGCAAACGATCATCCGTCGCGGCCTGCAAGGCGCGGCTTTCTCAAAGCGGGCGGCGCAGCGGTAGCGGCCGGTGCGAGCCTCGGCGCGGGTCTGGGTACGCCCCAGGCCGCGCTCGGCAAGACGCCCGCGCACAATGCCGATCCGCAAATGGCAGTCGAGCCGTTCTATGGCGCGCATCAAGGCGGCATCGTCACGCCGCAGCAGAGTCACACGTACGTGGCCGCGCTCGATCTGACCACCGACAAGCGCGACGACGTCATCGCGCTGCTGCGTGCCTGGACCGACGCCGCCGCACGCCTGACGCAAGGCGCCACGGCCGCGCCGTTGCCCCCGGGCGACGTGGGCGGAGACAAGGCCGCGCCCGATTCCGGCGATGTGCTCGGTCTCGGCCCCGCCGGTTTGACAATCACGTTCGGCTTCGGCCCGGGCCTCTTCACGCATGAAGGCAAGGACCGCTACGGCCTCGCTGCGCGCCGCCCTGCCGCGCTTGTCGATCTGCCGCGTTTTAACGGCGACCAGCTGATCGCCGAGAAAACCGGCGGCGACCTGTTCATCCAGGCATGTGCGAACGATCAGCAAGTCGCTTTCCACGCGGTGCGGCAACTGGCACGCCTCGGCTACGGTGTCGCGACCATGCGTTGGGGCCAGTCCGGCTTCCTGTCGGGTCCGCGCGGTCAGACGCCGCGCAATCTGATGGGCTTCAAGGACGGCACCAATAATCCGTCGACCGCCAAGCCGCAGTTGATGAACGAGTTCGTGTGGGCCGGCGCCACTGCCGACGCACCGTGGATGGAAGGCGGCACCTACACCGTCGTGCGCCGCATCCGTATCACGCTCGAACACTGGGACAACACCGAACTGGGTTTCCAGGAACAGGTGTTCGGCCGTCACAAGTACAGCGGCGCGCCGATCGGCAAGAAGAACGAGTTCGACCCGGTGGACCTCAAGGAAGAGGACAAGGACGGCAATCCTGTCATTCCGGAGAACTCGCACGTGCGTCTGTCGAATCAGGCGAGCAACAACGGTGCGCAGATTCTGCGCCGCTCGTACTCGTACAACGAGGGCACGAACTTCTACATCGAGCGCTGGCCGCCATGGCGCCAGGAAACCGAATACGACGCGGGACTGATTTTCGTCGCCCACCAGAGCGATCCGCGTACCGGCTTCATTCCGATCAACGACAAGCTCGCGAAGTTCGACATGATGAACCAGTTCACGACGCACGTAGGCAGCGCGGTATTCGCGGTGCCGCCGGGCGCGAAGCCGGGTTCGTATATCGGCGCGGGGCTGTTCGAGACATAATGGCAGCCGCCAGACGATCAGCAAAATAAGCAGCAGAGAAGATCAACTATTACATCATCTATGGACTTTAGGATCATGGCTCATTCCTGGTTTGTCACCCGCCTGCGCATCGTCAGCAGCGCAGGCGCGCTCACGCTGGCCGCACTCGGCACCGCACCGACGGCGGCTCACGCTGCGTCGATCACGCTGTACAACGCGCAGCACGAACAGGTCGTCAATCTGCTCGCCAAAGACTTCGAAAAGCAGTCCGGCATTTCGGTGAAGATCCGCAACGGCGAAGGCCCGGCGATGGCCGCGCAACTCGTCGCGGAAGGCGCCGCCACGCCCGCCGACGTGTACTTCACGGAAAACTCGCCCGAGCTGACGCTGCTCGAAGAGAAAGGCCTCTTGAACAAGGTCGACGGCTCGACCCTCGCCACCGTGCCGGCGCGCTTCAACTCGCCGACCGGCGCGTGGGTCGGCGTGACCGCGCGTGAAAGCGTGCTGGCCTACAACACGAGCAAGCTGCAAGCATCGCAACTGCCGCAATCGCTGTTCGACCTGGTCAAGCCGGAATGGAAAGGCAAGGTCGGCATTGCACCGAGCGACGCCGACTTCCTGCCGCTCGTGAGCGCCGTACTCGCGCTGAAGGGCGAAGCGCAAACCGTCCAATGGCTGAAGGGCCTGAAAGCCAACGCGCAGATTTTCGACGACGAAGAAGGCGTGGTCGCCGCCGTCAATCGCGGCGGCGTGGCCACCGGTGTGGTCAACAACTACTACTGGGACCGTCTGCACGCCGAACTCGGCGACGCGAAAACCCGCAGCGCGGTTCATCACTTCGGCAACGGCGATGTCGGCGCGCTGGTGAACGTGTCGGGCGCGGCAGTGCTGAAGTCCGCGCACAACACGGACGGCGCGCAGAAGTTTCTCGCCTATCTGGTCAGCGAACGCGCGCAAAAGTTGATGGCGAACAGCCACGTCATGTTCGAATATCCGCTGCATGCGGGCGTCGCGCCGGACCCGATCCTCAAGCCGTTCGCCGAACTGAGCCCGCCGTCGCTGACGATCCAGCAACTCGGCGACGACAGCCAGGCCGGCAAGCTGCTGCGTCAGGCAGGCTTGCTGTAAATGAGCGATGCCGTGTCAGCCGGGCCACCGGCTGTAACTCCCACCCCGGCGCGCGCCCACTCGCGCGCGCCGCGCGGTTTGTTTGCGGCAGCAACACTCAGCGCTTTGCTGGTGTTGCTGCCGATTGCGTTTACCTTCTGGCGGGCGGCAAGCTTCGGGATCGGCGAGGCGGTCGACCTGATAGTCCGGCCATTGGTGGGTGAACTGCTGGTCAACACGCTGCTGATCGCCGTGTCGACCACGCTTGTCTCCGCTGTCATCGGCACGGCGGCCGCATGGTTCGTCGAACGCACGCATTTGCCGGGACGCCGTGCGTGGGCCGTGCTCACTGCCGCGCCGCTCGCGATGCCGGCCTTCATCTCGAGCTATGCGTGGGTGTCGTTGAGTCTCGATTTACAGGACTTCGCGGGGGCGTTGCTGGTGCTGACGTCCGCGTACTTCCCGCTGGTCTATCTGCCGGTGGCCGCCGCGTTGCGCGGCATGGACCCGGCGCTCGAAGAAAGCGCGCGCGCGCTCGGCTGCAACCGCTGGACAACTTTCATTCGCGTGGTGCTGCCGCAATTGCGCCCGGCGCTGCTCGGCGGCATGTTGCTGGTTGCGCTCGGCGTGCTGTCCGAATTCGGCGCGTTCACGCTGCTGCGCTTTCGCACATTCACGACGCAAATCTACGCGGAATATCGCACCAGTTTCGATGGCGGCGGTGCTTCGCTGCTCGCCTGCCTGCTGATCGTGATCTGCCTTATCGTGCTCGCGTTCGAGTTCCGTGTGCGCGGCGCGGCGCGTTATGAACGCTTCGATCGCGGCACGCGTCGCGCGGTGCTGCGCTACGAACTCGGCGCATGGCGCTGGATCGTGGTGGCCGGCTTCGCCGCGCTGGCGATCGCAACGCTCGGCGTGCCGCTCGGCATGATCGGCTACTGGCTCACGCAGCCGGGCGCTGCCGCCGTCACACCGGCTGACGTGTCACCCGAGTTGCTGTTCAACGCGACGATCTCGTCGCTTGGATTCGGCCTCGCCGCCGCGGCACTGACCACGCTGCTGGTCCTGCCGCTCGCGTTCCTGCTGGTGCGCTATCCGACGCGTTTCGCGACGCTGTTCGAACGCACGGTGTTTCTCGCCCAAGGCATTCCGGGTCTGGTGATCGCGCTGGCGATCGTCTCGCTCGCGGTGCACGCACTGCAACCGCTTTATCAAAGCACGACACTGCTGATCATCGCATATGCGATCCTGTTCATGCCGGTTGCGTTGGTGAGTGTGCGCGCCGCCCTGATGCAGGCACAACCGCGCCTTGAAGAGACAGCCCGCGCGCTCGGCCTCGGCTGGTCGCAGACTGTGTTCCGCGTGTTGTTGCCGCTTGCCGGCCCGGGGCTCGGCGCCGCAGCGGCGATGGTGTTCATCTCGGTCGTCACCGAACTCAACGCGACGTTGCTGCTCTCGCCCATCGACACCCAAACGCTCGCGACACAAGTCTGGGCCGACACGTCGACGATGGCCTTCGCCGCCGCCGCGCCGTATGCGGCACTGCTAACCGGCATTTCGCTGTTCGCCTCCGGCCTGCTGTTCGCGCTGCTCGGCAAATCGGCGCTGCTCGGCGAACGCAGTTGACGCACCTCGCTTTTCTCATCGGATTCTCATGAGCGAACTTCGTATCCGCGGACTGCAAAAATCGTTCGACGGCCATCCGGTGCTGCACGGCATCGATCTGTCCATCGAGCGCGGCACGCTCCTCGCGCTGCTCGGGCCATCCGGCAGCGGCAAGACCACTTTGCTGCGCCTCTTGTGCGGCTTCGAACGCGCGGACAGCGGCACCGTCGAAATCGACGGGCGCCGCGTGGCCGGCGAGAACCTGCATGTCCCGTCCGAACAACGCCGCATCGGCTACGTGCCGCAGGAAGGCGCGCTGTTTCCGCATCTTTCCGTGGCGGACAACATCGTGTTCGGCCTGCCGCGCGCGCAACGCCGTGCGCGTCATCGCGTGGCCGAATTGCTCGAGCTGGTCGGCTTGCCGGCGAACTTCGGCGAGCGCGCGCCGCAGCAACTGTCCGGCGGGCAGCAGCAGCGTGTCGCACTGGCGCGAGCGCTCGCGCCCTCGCCGACGCTGGTGATGCTCGACGAACCGTTTTCGTCGCTCGACGCGGCATTGCGGCTTGAAACGCGGCAAGCGGTGGTGAGCGCGCTGGCCGCGACCGGCGCGACAGCCGTGCTGGTCACGCACGATCAGTCGGAAGCGCTATCGCTCGGCCATGAAGTCGCAGTGCTATGGCAAGGCAAGCTGATTCAGACAGCGACGCCGGAGACCTTGTATCGGCGGCCTGTCACGCGAGAACTGGCGTCGTTTGTCGGCGAGGCGGTGTTGTTGCCGGGCGTGGTCGAACAGGATCGCGTGACGTGCGAATTGGGTGAACTGCCCTTATGCGCGCCGATGGGTCATGGCGCCGTCGACGTGATGGTGCGCCCTGAACAGATCCGTCTGCTGCGCGCGGACGAAACGATGCCGAATGGTGCGGCGTCGTATGAAGCTGTCGTGCAGGACGTGATCTTCCAGGGGCAGGACGCAGGTGTTTCGCTGCAATTGCAGTCGCCCGCGCAGACCGTGGTGCGCGCGCGCGTGCCGGGCTACCTGACGCCGCGGCCGGGCGAGCATGTGCGGCTCGCCGTCGACGGTGATGTGACGGCCTATGCCCGCGGATAATTGACACAAATAAGTGACAAAAATAAGCGACGCAACCAAGCAACACAGTTAAGCGACGCTGCGATGCGTTACCTATCAGCCGTTACGCGGACGCCGCCACACCGGGCGCGCGCGTCTGCGGACGCAGCGACAAGTCCTGCACCATCTGCGCGGCCAGATAGTCGCACGTGGGCCGGTCCGATTTGGCGCTGCGCGCCACCACGATTTCCAGCGGCGCGATTCTCGGCAAACCTTGCGCTTCGCCGAGAATCGCCAGCCGCGACGGCACGCTGCAACGCGTCAGCGCAATCACCGACAATCCCGCATCCACGGTCGCCACGAGACCCATCAGACTCGCGCTGCTGAACGCGGCCCGATAACGGATTCGCGCGCCGTCGAGTGCCGCCAGCGTATGCTGCCGCGCGACACATCCAGGCTCGTAGAGTCCCACCGGCAACGGCGACGCCGCCAGCACCGGTGTATCCACCGAAGCCCCCACCCACACCATCGGCTCGCTGCGCACGAATTCGCCGCGCAACTTGCGGTCGCGCGTGACGAAGGCGAGATCGATCTTGTTATCGGCCAGCATCGGCGCGAGCGACGTGCTCTGCGCGCAGACGATCTCGATCTCCACGTGCGGATACAGATTCGAAAAGCGCCGCAATACCGGCGACAGCAACGACGACACGTAGTCGTCCGGCGCGCCGAGCACCACGCGCCCGGTCACCTCGGGCCGCACGATCGCCGACCATGCTTCCTCATGCAAAGCCAGCACTCGCCGCGCGTACTCGAGCAGCGTGTTGCCGGGCCGCGTGAGCGAGAGATTGCGCGTGTTGCGGGCGAACAGCGTGGTGCCGAGCATGGTTTCGAGCCGCTTGATCTGCATGCTGACCGCCGCCTGCGAGCGGTGCACGGTTGCCGACGCCTTCGTGAAGCTGCCCGTTTCCACCACCGCGAGGAAAGTCCGCAGCAGATCGACGTCGAATTCGGGGTGCATGATTTATCAATCCAGCTTATGGAATTTCTCAATTTAATTCGTTTGTCGGTGCCATGCAAGCCACGCGATACTTGGGACTCACTGCCACGGAGCCGCTTCGCATGTCCCTCACCCCACGTCAACAAGGCGCCATCACGCTGGCCAGCGGCGGGCTATTGATGGGCACGCTCGGCATCTTCGTCGAGGAAGCGCGGCTCGGTGCGCTCACGCTGGTGTTCTTTCGCTGCCTGTTCGGTTTTCTTGCGCTGGCCGCGTATTGCGCGTGGAAGGGCTTTTTCACGCGCCAGCATTTCACGCGGCGCACCGTCGTGCTGGCGCTGATCTCCGGCCTGTTGATGGTCACGCAGTGGGTCGGCTTCTTCGATGCGATTCATCGCACCAGCATCGCGGTCGCGACGGTTGTGTTTCACGTACAGCCATTCTGGGTCGTGCTGATCGGCGCGGCGCTCTTCAACGAGCGACTCGGGATGGACCGGCTCGGCTGGATCGCGACTGCGTTCGTCGGGCTCATACTCGCGTCGGGCGTCGCGGCGACCGACAATCTGCAAGGACACACGAGCTATCTGATCGGCATCGGCGAAGCGTTGGCAGGCTCGGTGCTGTATGCGAGCGTCACGCTGATCGCCAAAGGGCTCGGCAGTTTACGGCCGCACCTGCTGACGCTCGCACAGTGCTTTGTCGGCGTGGTGTGTCTGCCGTTCATTGCGCCGCTCACCGCCGTGCATATCGGGCCGATGCAGTGGTTCTGGCTGGTCGGCATGGGTGTGCTGCACACGGGGCTGTCGTATGTGCTGATTTACGGCGCGCTGCCCAAGCTGACGACGCCGGTCATCGCCGTGTTGCTGTTCGTGTATCCGCTGACGGCGATTGTCGTCGATGCCGTCGTGTATGGGCGGGCGCTGTCGTTGCCGCAACTCGCGGGCATGGCGTTGATTGTCGTCGCGAGTCTGGGCGTCAATCTCGGCTGGCCACTGCTTTCGATGTTGCGGCCCGGTGGACGGGCGCGGCATCACGCCGATTGAGTTTCAGCCGCGCTGCGTGCAGGCGGACCGCGCGCGCGTGGACTTTCAGATGCTGCTGGCGTTGAAGGCGTTGAACGAAACACCGGGCGTTGCGCCCGGTGTTTTTAGTCGTCGTAGTGAAAGCACCTCACTGCGGCAACACCTCCCCCTTCGTCTCCGGCGCAAACGGAATCACGAACAACCCGACGACAAACGCCAACGCCGTTAGCGCCACCGGCACGCCGAGCGTATGCATATGCAGCACGGCCGCCCCTAGCAAAAAGTTGACGCCCGCGCCGACAAACCGCCCGAACGACGTGCAGAACGCGAACGCTGTCGCCCGCACGCGGGTCTCGAACTGCTCCGGCAGCCACAAGCTGAACAACGCGAAATTACCGCCGAAAAATCCCAGCACGAAGAGCCACGCGATGAACGGCGCAAGCCCATTGGGCAGATAGAACGCCCAGCCGAAACTGCCGGCGATCGACACCGCCATACCCGTGAAGTAAACCGCCAGCGTCTTCTTGCGGCCAATGCGTTCGGCCAGCAGCGGCAACGCGAGACAGCCGAGAATCGTCGCAATCGACAGCAAGCCGGTGGCCAGCGACGCGGTTCTGATCGCATCGTTCTTCGCCATGCCGGCTTTCGTCGCCAGTTGAATCACCGCGGACGGCTCGTACACCGCGCCCGCCCACAAACCGACGATGGCGATCGTCAGCAGAATGCACGCGACCCACGTGCGGCGCCGGTAAGCCGGCCCGAGAATCTCACTCAGCGGCTTGGTGCGCACGGTGCGCGCTTCGGCTTTCTGCCACTTCTCCGACTCTTTCACGCGCAGCAAGATCAGAATCGCCACCACCACCGGCACCGCTCCAGTCAGGAACATCGCGCGCCAGCCGTAATGCACGCCGACCGTGTAATTGAGCGCCGCGGCCAGAAAGAAGCCGGCGTAGTAGCCCGTTTGCAGATAACCCGCGCCCATCTTGCGGCGATCTTCGGGCCACGACTCGGCCACATACGTGCCCGCCAACGCCCACTCGCCGCCAATGCCGACGCCGGCAATGAAGCGGTAGATGCCGAGCTCCCACACGTTGTGCGACGTCGCGGCGAGCCCCGTAAAAATGGCGAACGTGAAGATCGTGCCGGCCAGCACCTTGGTGCGTCCAAAGCGGTCGGCGAGCGGTCCCCAGATAAACGACAACCCCCACCCGACCAGAAACAGCGCGAACAGAATCGAACCGGCAAGGCCCACGTTCGCGGGTGTCGCCGCATAGCCCGAGCGCGGCAATAATTCGGTCAAGGCCGGAGTCAGCACGAGCGCATAGATGAACGAGTCCATCCCGTCGAGCGTCCAGCCGGCCCAAGCTCCCCAAAAACCTACAATCTGCGAACGATTGAGCGGCGTGCGACGCCGTGCAACCGACATGCGGTCGGTCAGTGAATTCATCATGCTCCTCCGGTCCTGCAAGTTGGCGTACTTTCGTACATATCGGGAACAACGGGATGGCGCGTTTGTGATGGAGTTGAAGTGCCGTGTTGCAACCACGGCGAGGGACATGGCCAGCGGTCTGCTGGAAAACATTCCGGGTTTGCCCACCTGTAAAACGCGTCTTTTTATATATAATATTTGATCTTATGAGCGACGCAACAGATGGTTTTCCCCTGGACGCCCCGGCGCGCACCCCGCTTCTGCCTGCGGCGGCGCCGCGCGAAAGCACGTCCCGCGTGATCGCGGAGGCGCTGCGCGCGGCGATTGTCGACGGTACGCTGGCGCCTGGCGCGCCGCTGCGGCAAGACGCCATTGCGCGGCATTTCTCCGTCAGCGCCATTCCTGTGCGCGAGGCGCTGCGCCAGCTGGAAAGCGAAGGCTGGGCGAAAGCCGCGGTGCATAAAGGCGCAACCGTCGCGCCGCTGTCGGCGGATGAAGCGCGTGAGATCTACGAGATCCGTTCGGCGCTGGAGAGCCTCGCCATCGGCCTCGCGATTCCGAATCACACCGCCGCCACGCTGCGCGAATCCGCGGACCTGTGCCGCGCAGCCGAGCGTGAAGCCGACCCGTCGCTGTACGTCACGCGCAACGCCGCGTTCCACATAAGCCTGTATGCGCCCGCCGCCCGTCCGCAACTGGAGGACATGATCGGCGCGTTGCATCGGCGCGGCGAACGGTATCTGCGGCTGAAGTTCGGGCTGCCGTCGTACAAGGGCGAATCCGACGAGGAACACACCGCCTTGCTCGACGCGGTGCAACGCCGCGATGTTCCAGCTGCGCAAGCGCTGGTGGTCGCGCATTTGCTCGGCACTGGCGACCTGCTCTACCGTTTCCTGACTGAACGCGCACAGGCGGAAGCCGCGCTAGCGAATCAACCCAAGCCGCGCGCAAGACGCACGCGCACCACCTCCGGGAGCTGAATCCGCCGATGAACCGATCCGCCGAAGCGTCACCCCCAACCCGTTCATGGACCACGCGCCGCGACGAAAAGAACCGGCGCCTGGCCGCCATTGCATCGTGGCTGGAAGACGGCGTACTGCCGACCCACCGCATCGTCGATGCGCTCGAAACGTTGATTCAACCCGGCGACCGCGTCGCGCTCGAAGGCGACAATCAGAAGCAGGCCGACTTCCTGTCGCGCTCGCTCGCCAAAGTGGATGCACAAAAGATTCACGACGTGCATCTGCTGATTTCAAGCATCAGCCGTCCTGAACATCTGACGCTGTTCGAACGCGGTATTGCGCACAAGGTCGATTTCTCATTCGCTGGACCTCAGAGCTTGCGGGTCGCGCAACTGCTCGAAGACGGCCAGCTGGAAATCGGCGCGATCTACACGTACGTCGAGTTGTACGCGCGGATGTTCGTCGATCTGACGCCGCACGTCGCGCTACTGTGCGCGGAGAAAGCCGACCGTCACGGCAATCTGTACACCGGCCCGAATACCGAAGACACGCCGACGATCGCCGAAGCCGCCGCGTTCCGGCACGGCATCGTGATCGTTCAGGTCAATGAGATCGTCGATGAACTGCCGCGCGTCGACATTCCGGGTTCGTGGGTCGACGTGGTCGTGCAAGCTGACCGGCCGTTCGCCGTCGAGCCGCTCTTCACGCGCGATCCCCGGCATATCGGCGACTTGCAGGTGCTCACTGCGATGATGGTGATTCGCGGCATCTACGCGCCGTACGGCGTGACGTCGCTGAATCACGGCATCGGCTTCGACACCGCGGCGATCGAATTGCTGCTGCCCACCTACGGCGAATCGCTCGGCCTGAAAGGCAAGATCTGCCGCAACTGGACCCTCAACCCGCATCCCACGTTGATCCCCGCGATCGAATCGGGTTGGGTTGAAAGCGTGCATTGCTTCGGCAGCGAAGTCGGCATGGAGGCGTATATCGAAGCGCGGCCGGACGTATTTTTCACCGGCAGCGACGGCAGCCTGCGTTCGAACCGCGTGCTGTGCCAGTTGGCCGGACAATACGGCGTCGATCTGTTTATCGGCTCGACGCTGCAGATCGACGCGGACGCGAATTCATCGACGGTGACGCGTGGGCGCCTCGCGGGTTTCGGCGGTGCGCCGAACATGGGTCACGATCCACGCGGCCGGCGTCATTCGAGCGAAGCGTGGCTCAAGCTGCTGAAGAATCAAGGGCCGGTCTCGCGCGGCCAGAAGCTGGTCGTGCAGATGGCCGAAACATACAAGAAAGGCGGCGAGCCGACTTTCGTCGATGAACTCGATGCGATCGCGGTCGGCGCGCAAAGCGGCATGCCGATCGCACCCGTGATGATTTACGGCGACGACGTGAGCCATGTGGTCACCGAGGAAGGCATCGCGCATTTGCACAAGGCCGAAGGGATCGACGAGCGGCGCGCGGCACTGGCAGCGGTGGCGGGCGTGACCCCGATCGGGCTGCGTGCGAAGCCGGAAAAAACGGCCGAGTTGCGCAGGCGCGGCATCGTTGCGTATCCGGAAGATCTGGGCATTCGTCGCGGCGAAGCGAAGCGTTCATTGCTGGCCGCACGCAGCATCGACGATCTGGTGACGTGGTCGGGCGGGCTTTACGCGCCGCCGGCGCGCTTCAGGAGCTGGTAACGATGGCGCCCGCTGTTTTGCTCGAGCGTGCGGATGAATCGTCCGGGCTCGCTACGTGCGATGCCTGGCCTGCAACGGCTGAGCCGCGCACCACGGCAACGCATGAGATCGCTTCCGATGATGCGGGACTTGCCCGGCTCGCCGTCACCGCGCTGATCGAAGAAGCTCAGCTCACGCCGAAACCCGCCCTGGTCGACCGGCGCGGCAGCGGCGCGCATCGCGACCTCGATCTGGCTACCATGCTGCGTTCCGCTCATTCGCTCGAGCCAACTTTCGCGGCGCTCGCGCGGGCATCGCGGCGGCGTGAACCGTCCGCGGTTTTGCGCGCTGAACTCGCGCAGATCGGCCGCGCGGGCGAAGTGGACATGCTGCGCGCCACCGGCGGCAGCAACGCGCATCGAGGCGCGATCTGGATTGTCGGCCTGCTGGTGGCGGGCGCCTCCGGCTCGGGCGGATCTGCATCCTTGCCGGCTGCGCACATCTGCACGCGCGCCGCGCGGATCGCCTGCTTCCCGGATCGCTTCGCCGCGCCCACCGGGAGCCACGGTGAACGCGTACGTCGGCGCTACCAGGTCGGCGGCGCGCGACGAGAGGCGCAAGACGGTTTCCCACACGTTATCGACGTCGGTCTGCCCGCGTTGTTAGCGGCGCGCGTTCGAGGCATCGACGAAGACGCCGCGCGCGTCGACACCCTGCTCTCGATCATGGCCTCACTCGACGATACGTGCCTGTTGCATCGCGCGGGCTTGCCCGGTTTGCACGCTGGACAACGCGGCGCGCGGCGTGTCCTCGACGCCGGCGGCAGCTCGACCGCAGCCGGCCGCGCCGCCCTTGCCGCGCTCGAACACGAACTGCTGTCGCTCAATGCATCGCCCGGCGGCGCAGCCGATCTGCTCGCCGCTACCCTCTTTCTCGACATGCTGGCGCATCACCACGCCGGCGGGAGCTCAGTCCCATGGAACATCTGACCTTCGACTATCCGGCGCAACGCGCCGTCACGACCCGCGCGCATGTCGGCGTGGTCGGTTCGGGCGACCTTGAAGTGCTGCTGTCGCCGGCCGATAGCACTGCCGGGTTGACCGCGCACGTGGTCGTGCGCACCAGCGTCGACGGCTACAGCCATATCTGGAAGAGCGTGCTCGACCGCTTCTTCACGCGCTACGACGGCGCCGCACAAATCGAAATCAACGACTTCGGCGCAACGCCGGGCGTCGTGGCATTGCGGCTCGCGGAAGCCGTCGAAGCCGCCGAACAGGGGGACGACGCATGAGTACAGTTGCTACGACATCAACAACGGGTGCCGCGCCGATGCTGCGCGAAAGCTTCATCGAATTGCCGGCGCGCGAGCGTGCCCGCACGCTGCTGGATGCGGGCACCTTCCGCGAATTGCTCGGTCCGTTCGACGGGATCAAGTCACCATGGCTGCCGCTGCAAGGCGTCGTCTGCCAGGCGGATGACGGCTGCGTGATCGCACGCGGCACTATCGACGGCGAACCGGCCGTGGTGGCCGCGATCGAGTCCGCGTTCCAGGGCGGCAGCATCGGTGAAGTGTCGGGAAGCAAGATTGCGGCCGC from Paraburkholderia sp. IMGN_8 encodes the following:
- a CDS encoding triphosphoribosyl-dephospho-CoA synthase, with product MAPAVLLERADESSGLATCDAWPATAEPRTTATHEIASDDAGLARLAVTALIEEAQLTPKPALVDRRGSGAHRDLDLATMLRSAHSLEPTFAALARASRRREPSAVLRAELAQIGRAGEVDMLRATGGSNAHRGAIWIVGLLVAGASGSGGSASLPAAHICTRAARIACFPDRFAAPTGSHGERVRRRYQVGGARREAQDGFPHVIDVGLPALLAARVRGIDEDAARVDTLLSIMASLDDTCLLHRAGLPGLHAGQRGARRVLDAGGSSTAAGRAALAALEHELLSLNASPGGAADLLAATLFLDMLAHHHAGGSSVPWNI
- a CDS encoding malonate decarboxylase subunit delta — protein: MEHLTFDYPAQRAVTTRAHVGVVGSGDLEVLLSPADSTAGLTAHVVVRTSVDGYSHIWKSVLDRFFTRYDGAAQIEINDFGATPGVVALRLAEAVEAAEQGDDA